The segment CCAGTGCGGCATCTCGTGGTAGCGATCCGGCCACAGGGTCTTGCACCACTGCTTGACCAGCGGCGCGTACTTGCTGCTGAGGCCGGGGAACACGTGGTGCTCCGTGTGGTGCGAGAAGTTGAAGTGCAGGACGTCGACCCACCTTGGGACCGTGACCGAAAGGCTGTTGGCCAGGGGATCGTTGACCGGCGTCAGCGGGCTCAGCAGGTGATTGGTCACGATGTAGCTCATGACGGTGAAGTTGGCGACCAGCAGCGGCACCAGGTAGGCGAACACCCAGTCACCGAACCCCATCCAGGCGCCCAGGGCGACCCAGCTCGCCACCGGCAGGAGGAACTGGGCCACCACCACCGGCCGCTCCCGGCGGGGCATCTCGGGCAGGAAGCGCCGCAACATCTGGACGGAGTGGAGCGAGAACCACACGCTCAGGGAGAGCAGCGTCAGCACCGCCCGCACCGGCGGCGCGATGCGGTAGACGTACTGCAGGGCCGGGCGGGCGTGGAACTCCTCCAGGGTGTGCATGGCGTCGGGGTCCTCGCCGTGCTCCTGGGTATGGCCGTGATGCTCGACGTTGTGCCAGCGCCGCCAGAGCCGCGGGCCGATGGCGAAGGGCCAGAGGCAGATCTGGCCGGCCAGGTTGCGCAGCCAGGGCGTGCGCACCACGCTGCCGTGCAGCACCTCGTGGCCGAACAGGCCTAGGCTCGCGAAAGCCTGGCCGATGACCACCGCCAGGGCGAGATCAATGCCCCAGTGCAGGTCGAACCGGGCGACCGCGACGATGCCCGCCACCGCGACGGCCAGCAGCGGGAGCAACCAGAGGATCCGCCACGGCTCGGGCTGGAAGATGTGCCGGGGCAAGACCCGCTTCAAGGTACGCGTGTACTCGCCCAGGGGTTGGAGGGTTGGTTCGGGCGAAGTCGCGGCCGTTGCGTCGGGTGCGAGAGGATCTCCGTCGTCGGGGTGGGATCCGGCAGAGGACGGGATGCCCTCGGGGGATCGGTAGGGGCGGCGCCGTGGTTCCGGCGTCGTCAGCATGTCTCGGCGTCCTTTCGTCTGCAGCGCAGGCCTGGCGGGCTCGACTCCCGGCGTGCTTCCCGCACCGCGTCTCCCTCGCTCCGAGCCGGCCTGACCAATGTAGGTGGCCGGTGCGAGTTCCCCCATCATATGCGTTATCCGGTCCGCTGTCGAGGCAGCGATGGTGATTGGACTGCAGCGAGCCGCTACCGCCAAACCGTCGGGGACCGGTGGTCCGTTGCGGGACAACCACGGCGAGGCCTCAGCCAGCGGGCGCCAATGAGCCCACGACCAGGTCATGCGGACACCATCGCACGAACCTCGGCTGAGTCCACGCTGAGTCCACCGTATTGACCAAGCGGTCAAAGTGGTGCTATCGTCGAGGCGCACCGGATTGACCGTACGGTCAAACAGGCCGCAGGAGTCCGGCCCCACGTGCCCCAGAACCGTGGCCCAACCCGCCGGTGCAGGGAGGGTTTCCCATGCCCGCCGCCATCGCCATCCGCGGGCTGACCAAGTACTACGGCAGGACGCGCGGCGTCGAGGACCTGGACCTGCAGGTGGAAGAGGGCGAGATCTTCGGCTTCATCGGCCCCAACGGCGCCGGGAAGACGACCACCATCCGCACGCTGCTCGGGCTGGTTCGTCCCACGTCAGGCAGCGTGAGGGTGTTCGGGCGGCCGGTGCCGCCGGGCGGCGGCGCCTGGCTGGCCGAGGTGGGCTACCTGCCCAGCGAGGTCGCCTACTACCCCGACATGACGGGCCAGGAGCTGCTGGACTACGCCGCCGGGTTCTACCCGAGGGTCGACCGGCGGTGGGTGGCCCGGCTGGTGGAGCGCCTGCAGCTCGATCTCTCCCGCCCCGTCCGCACCTACTCCCTGGGCAACCGCAAGAAGCTGGGCATCGTCCAGGCCCTCCTGCACCGGCCGCGGCTGCTCATCCTGGACGAACCCTCCAGTGGCCTGGACCCGCTGATCCGGGCGGAGCTGTTCGAGATCCTGCGCGAGGTGAACGCGGCCGGTACGACCATCTTCTTCTCCACCCACGTCCTCGACGAGGTCGACCGGCTCTGCCACCGGGTGGCGATGATCCGCGACGGGCGCCTGCTGCAAGTGGCGCCCGTCGACGATCTGCCCGGGCGGCACATGAAGATCGTGACCCTGCGCCTGGCAGGGGGTGCGCCGCTGCCGGAGGCGCTGCTGGCCCGCTTGGGCGACCCGCGGCCCGAGCCGGTGCCCGGCAAGCCCGGCACGTACCGCCTGGTGGTTCGGGCGCCGGTGCAGGAGCTGGTGGCTGCCCTGGCCCCGCTGCAGCTTGAAGATCTGACCATCGGCGAACCCGGCATCGAGGACGTGTTCCTCACCCTGTACCGGGTCCCGGGAGAGTCGGGAGGCCAACCGTAAGGGGGCGCCATGATAGCGCGCCGTGAGCGGGCGCTGGGAGGGGCGCTGCGATGGGGTGGCAGCCTGCTCGCAGCACGGGCTTTTTGTGCGGGATTTCGGGCGGGATCCTTGGCGGGACCCTGGACGGGACCCAAAGTGGGAGGGCAGGGGCGATGAACGTCCGAGACGGGCTGCGCCTCGCAATCCACATGACGCGTATGGAACTGCGGCTGGCACGCGGGGGATTGCTGATCTGGACCACCGTGCTGGTTGGCGTGGTGGCCCTCTACCTGGGACTGTTCGATTCCATCCAGGACCCGGCGATGGTGGAAGCGCTCAAGGCCATGCCCGAGAGCCTGCTGAAGGCGTTCAGCTTCACCCCGGCGATGATCGCCGACGTCAACAGCTACTACGGCGTGTACATCATGGGCTACCTGGTGCTGCTGGCCACCATCTACGGCCTGATGCAGGCGGGCGGCAGCGTCGCCCGGGAGCCCGACCTCGGGGCGGTGGAGTTCCTCTACACGCGTCCCGTGACCCGCCGCCAGGTGGCGGTCGCCAAGATCGCCGCCTTCGTCGTGGGCGTGGTGATCCTGTGGGTGGCGATCTTTACCGTCAGCACGCTGGTGGGCTGGGCGGTGGCGGGCGACGCCTACGACCTCGGACGCCAGCGGTGGACGCACCTGGCGGGTCTGGCCGCCACGCTGGCCGGTGGCGGCGTCGGATTCCTCCTGGGGCCCTTCTTCCCCCGGGCCCAGACGGCCATCTCCGCCGGCGTCGGCGTCGGACTGGCCTCCTTCGTCCTCCACGCCCTGAGCCAGGTGGCGGACCGGCTGCACCCCATCGGGTACCTCAGCCTGCAGCGCCACGCCGCCCTCGACCGGGCGGCGGCGGGCGACCCCGACGCGGCGGGCCTGCTCGTCCTGGTGGCGGTCTTCCTGGCGGGCACGCTGGCCGGTACGATGATCCTCGAGCGGAAGGACTTCGCGTGATCGAGGGGGATGGAGGCGAGCCATGGCCGACGACGGGACGCCCAGCAGCGGCACCCCCGCGGGCGACCACCGCGCGGGGCCTGATGGTTTCGGAAGCAGGGGCCGCCGGGGTACGGCGGCCCCATCTGCCCAAGGGGGCGCGGGGGGCGCCGGCCCGAGGGGCGCTAGCCCGAGGAGGACGGCCGATGGCAGCCCCCGCGAGCGCATCCTCGACGCGGCGGTGGCCGAGTTCGCGGACCGGGGCTACCTGCGCGCCTCCCTCAGCCGCATCGCCCGTCGCGCCGGCGTGGCCAAGAGCCTGGTGCTCTACTACTTCGGCAGCAAAGACGACCTCTACCGGGCGGCCGTGGACCGCGCGCTCCAGCCCATCGAAGCCGCCCTCGAGGAGGCGGCGCCCGACCTTCCCCGGGATCTGTTCGAGCGGCTCCGCCGGCTGGGCGCGATCAAGCTCCAGGTGTACCGGGACCGCCCGGACGCCTACCGGCTGATCGTAAGATCGATGGTCGACCCCGCCGTGTCCGCCGAGTTCCGCCAGCGGCTGGCCGAGGCGGCGGCCCGTAGTCAGGACCTGCTCTACCACGACGTCGACACGGGACGCCTGCGGCCGGGGGTGACGGTGCAAGAGGCAGTCGAGCTGCTCATGCTGCTCGGCGACGGCCTCATGCCGCGCATCTTCGCCGCCATCCGCCAGCGTCCCGACCTCGGCTACGCGGATCTGGACCGATGGGTCGCGAAGTGGGAACGCTATCTCGAGCTGGTCCGCGACGGTCTCTACCAGCCCTAGACCGGCCGCTCGGCGCGCGACCCGATCGCGACCCGACGCGCACCCTGGGCATACGCCGCTTTCCGCGAAGGACCCCCATCCCCGCCGCGTGACGTCCCCCGCCCTGCTGCGTTCTTCCCCGATGGAGGCGCCTCTCCGAGCCACGGTTGGGAAAGCGGGTGTCGCGATGGCCGAAGGAGCGAACGCCGGGTCGCCGTCCCCCGCCGGCGAGGACGCGATCCGGCGGTGGTATGACGCGACGTGGCCCTGGCTCTACCGGTTCGTCTGTGCCCGGGTCCAGAACCGCGAGGAGGCCGAGGACGTGACCCAGGAGACCGTGCTGCGCGTGCTCGGGGGCGGCCGGGCCGCGGGCCCCGGCGGCTCCGGTGCCCACGGTGATACCGATACCGCGTTCGGTGCCCCCGCGCCCGGTTCCGGCGCTCAGGGAGCCACGCCGGCGGAGGCGACGCGGAGCGGGTTCCCGCCGCCCGACGCCCTGGTCCGCACCATCGCCCTCAATCTGATCCGCGACCGTTGGCGGCGGCAGCGGCGGGACGGGGCGGCCGTACCCCTCGAGGAGGCCCTGCTGCAAGGCCGGGTCCCAAGCCGCGGCGGCGGGACCGCGGACGTGGATACGGCGGCCGTGGTCGATCGCCTCTGGCTGGAGGAGCGGCTGCGGCGGCTGCCGCCCGCATATCGCGAGGTGCTGCACTGGCGCATCGTCGTGGGGCTGTCGAGGGCCGAGACCGCCCGCCAGATGCGGCGCAGCGAGGCCGCCGTACGCGGTC is part of the Thermaerobacter subterraneus DSM 13965 genome and harbors:
- a CDS encoding TetR/AcrR family transcriptional regulator — protein: MADDGTPSSGTPAGDHRAGPDGFGSRGRRGTAAPSAQGGAGGAGPRGASPRRTADGSPRERILDAAVAEFADRGYLRASLSRIARRAGVAKSLVLYYFGSKDDLYRAAVDRALQPIEAALEEAAPDLPRDLFERLRRLGAIKLQVYRDRPDAYRLIVRSMVDPAVSAEFRQRLAEAAARSQDLLYHDVDTGRLRPGVTVQEAVELLMLLGDGLMPRIFAAIRQRPDLGYADLDRWVAKWERYLELVRDGLYQP
- a CDS encoding ABC transporter permease subunit, with translation MNVRDGLRLAIHMTRMELRLARGGLLIWTTVLVGVVALYLGLFDSIQDPAMVEALKAMPESLLKAFSFTPAMIADVNSYYGVYIMGYLVLLATIYGLMQAGGSVAREPDLGAVEFLYTRPVTRRQVAVAKIAAFVVGVVILWVAIFTVSTLVGWAVAGDAYDLGRQRWTHLAGLAATLAGGGVGFLLGPFFPRAQTAISAGVGVGLASFVLHALSQVADRLHPIGYLSLQRHAALDRAAAGDPDAAGLLVLVAVFLAGTLAGTMILERKDFA
- a CDS encoding RNA polymerase sigma factor — translated: MAEGANAGSPSPAGEDAIRRWYDATWPWLYRFVCARVQNREEAEDVTQETVLRVLGGGRAAGPGGSGAHGDTDTAFGAPAPGSGAQGATPAEATRSGFPPPDALVRTIALNLIRDRWRRQRRDGAAVPLEEALLQGRVPSRGGGTADVDTAAVVDRLWLEERLRRLPPAYREVLHWRIVVGLSRAETARQMRRSEAAVRGLQFRALKALRDLLREVDR
- a CDS encoding ABC transporter ATP-binding protein is translated as MPAAIAIRGLTKYYGRTRGVEDLDLQVEEGEIFGFIGPNGAGKTTTIRTLLGLVRPTSGSVRVFGRPVPPGGGAWLAEVGYLPSEVAYYPDMTGQELLDYAAGFYPRVDRRWVARLVERLQLDLSRPVRTYSLGNRKKLGIVQALLHRPRLLILDEPSSGLDPLIRAELFEILREVNAAGTTIFFSTHVLDEVDRLCHRVAMIRDGRLLQVAPVDDLPGRHMKIVTLRLAGGAPLPEALLARLGDPRPEPVPGKPGTYRLVVRAPVQELVAALAPLQLEDLTIGEPGIEDVFLTLYRVPGESGGQP
- a CDS encoding fatty acid desaturase family protein, which codes for MKRVLPRHIFQPEPWRILWLLPLLAVAVAGIVAVARFDLHWGIDLALAVVIGQAFASLGLFGHEVLHGSVVRTPWLRNLAGQICLWPFAIGPRLWRRWHNVEHHGHTQEHGEDPDAMHTLEEFHARPALQYVYRIAPPVRAVLTLLSLSVWFSLHSVQMLRRFLPEMPRRERPVVVAQFLLPVASWVALGAWMGFGDWVFAYLVPLLVANFTVMSYIVTNHLLSPLTPVNDPLANSLSVTVPRWVDVLHFNFSHHTEHHVFPGLSSKYAPLVKQWCKTLWPDRYHEMPHWRALWLVCTTPRVYERPTALIDPVRQQVYPVLGHGLERLAGAGTGNRAHSVPAPLPVFAGLTDGTQLSPPAAPASDTAPPQSPGPSAERPATRTADRRNRRRGGVAPRTTTP